A single window of Candidatus Rhabdochlamydia oedothoracis DNA harbors:
- a CDS encoding SufE family protein, with protein MNIDLTHTFESCLRKQILIKKTFESCIVPEEIYQKIIELGKNLPPYPFLDKTPEYLVKGCQSTMYLRSYLKETKMHFEVYSEALISAGLAALLLSVYQGEIPEVILKCPPLFLEEIGLYTALSPSRSSGLSNLFLHMKQESLKALTKNVN; from the coding sequence ATGAATATAGATTTAACCCATACTTTTGAAAGTTGCCTTCGCAAGCAAATCCTTATAAAAAAAACTTTTGAATCCTGTATAGTCCCCGAAGAGATCTATCAAAAAATTATTGAATTAGGAAAAAATTTGCCTCCTTACCCTTTCTTAGACAAAACCCCTGAATACTTGGTCAAAGGGTGTCAAAGCACTATGTATCTTCGCTCCTATCTTAAAGAAACAAAAATGCATTTTGAAGTATATTCCGAAGCGCTTATTTCAGCAGGACTTGCCGCTCTTTTGCTTTCTGTCTACCAAGGAGAAATCCCAGAAGTAATCCTAAAATGCCCCCCTTTATTTTTAGAAGAGATCGGCCTTTATACAGCCCTATCTCCTAGTAGATCAAGTGGTCTTTCCAATTTATTTTTACACATGAAACAAGAATCTTTAAAAGCTTTAACTAAAAATGTAAATTAA
- a CDS encoding nucleoside phosphorylase: protein MLPQLHEKYNHPSLITPAKWLEYNRQKGLLPTISSPQAIIFCSHGRFLETILQKYKHKSYEGCFKKVFFLDDFPSLAIAYLGTGAPAAAHQMEALIAWGVTRFVCIGTAGTLHDKVGIGDIVLFEKAVRDEGTSYHYIEASKYIHAPRRMTNLLTDLLKQANTSHHIGSTWTTDGFYRQTSLEIQHFQQEGVLTVEMETAALFAIAHVHQIDLGAMVVISDSHTQLEWEPHLEDEKVENSLHSLFETALRAATSDF from the coding sequence ATGTTACCTCAATTGCATGAAAAATATAACCATCCTTCTTTAATCACCCCAGCTAAATGGCTGGAATACAATCGTCAAAAAGGATTGCTGCCTACAATTAGCTCCCCTCAAGCCATTATTTTTTGTTCTCATGGGCGTTTTTTAGAAACCATCTTACAAAAATACAAACATAAAAGTTACGAGGGTTGTTTTAAAAAGGTTTTCTTTCTAGATGACTTTCCTTCACTTGCCATTGCTTATTTAGGAACCGGCGCCCCTGCTGCTGCCCATCAAATGGAAGCACTCATTGCTTGGGGGGTCACCCGTTTCGTTTGTATAGGTACAGCTGGTACGCTTCATGATAAAGTAGGCATTGGTGATATTGTGCTTTTCGAAAAAGCCGTTCGCGATGAAGGAACCTCCTATCATTACATAGAAGCTAGCAAATATATCCATGCCCCTCGCCGTATGACTAATCTCTTAACCGACTTATTAAAACAAGCAAATACTTCTCATCACATTGGCAGCACCTGGACAACAGATGGTTTCTATAGACAAACCTCATTGGAAATCCAGCATTTTCAACAAGAAGGAGTGTTAACTGTTGAAATGGAAACAGCTGCTTTATTTGCTATAGCTCATGTTCATCAAATCGATTTAGGGGCAATGGTTGTAATCAGCGACTCTCACACTCAGCTAGAGTGGGAGCCTCATTTGGAAGATGAAAAAGTAGAAAATAGCTTGCACTCTCTATTTGAGACCGCTCTGAGAGCTGCTACTTCTGATTTTTAG
- the infA gene encoding translation initiation factor IF-1: protein MPKEDKIKIDGTVEELLPNMTFSVILENGQRVLAHLCGKMRECNIRVFVGDIVTVEMSLYDLSKGRILYRKR, encoded by the coding sequence ATGCCAAAAGAAGACAAGATTAAAATTGATGGCACGGTAGAAGAGCTTCTTCCCAATATGACTTTTTCTGTTATTTTAGAAAACGGGCAGCGTGTTTTAGCTCATCTTTGCGGAAAAATGCGTGAGTGCAACATTCGCGTTTTTGTAGGAGATATTGTTACGGTTGAAATGTCCCTTTATGATTTGAGCAAAGGGCGTATCTTATATAGGAAGCGATAA
- a CDS encoding MYG1 family protein: MIKKSIGIHDGAFHADEVTACALLVLFDLADGAKIVRTRNLQKLALCEYVCDVGGIYDPSSKRFDHHQIDYKGELSSAGMVLLYLLDQKKLDRAVYDFLNSSLIAGVDAHDNGRITPEFGVCNFSQVISNFVPVVYDAHVQDLAFHEAFTFVKGHLKRILERFCYIQTCREKVAQAMTLNQKYLFFEEAMPWMESFFELGGEKHPALFVIMPSLGHWKLRGIPPCMEKRMQVRLPLPEEWAGLLEEDLKKASAISGAIFCHKGRFISVWETKEDAFKALEYILKRSCYEHNIC; encoded by the coding sequence ATGATTAAAAAAAGTATTGGAATTCATGATGGGGCCTTTCATGCTGATGAGGTAACCGCTTGTGCTTTGCTTGTTCTATTTGACTTGGCAGATGGGGCCAAGATTGTCCGCACTCGCAATCTACAAAAACTGGCTTTGTGTGAATACGTCTGTGATGTGGGGGGTATATACGATCCTTCTTCCAAGCGCTTTGATCATCATCAAATAGATTACAAAGGAGAGTTGAGTAGTGCGGGAATGGTTTTGCTGTATTTGTTAGATCAAAAAAAACTAGATAGAGCGGTCTATGATTTTTTAAATAGCTCTTTAATAGCAGGAGTAGATGCGCATGACAATGGCAGAATAACCCCAGAGTTTGGTGTTTGTAATTTTTCTCAAGTAATTAGCAATTTTGTGCCAGTTGTTTACGATGCTCATGTACAAGACCTTGCTTTTCATGAAGCATTTACCTTTGTAAAAGGGCATTTAAAGCGGATTCTAGAAAGATTTTGCTATATCCAGACATGTCGTGAGAAAGTAGCTCAGGCGATGACGCTCAATCAAAAGTATCTTTTTTTCGAAGAAGCAATGCCTTGGATGGAATCTTTTTTTGAGCTAGGAGGAGAAAAACATCCTGCACTCTTTGTGATTATGCCTTCTCTTGGACATTGGAAATTGCGAGGTATTCCTCCTTGTATGGAAAAACGTATGCAGGTGCGGCTTCCACTTCCAGAAGAATGGGCTGGTCTTTTAGAAGAGGATTTAAAAAAAGCGTCTGCTATTTCAGGGGCTATTTTTTGTCACAAGGGAAGGTTTATTTCCGTTTGGGAGACTAAAGAGGATGCTTTTAAAGCATTGGAATATATATTAAAACGGTCTTGTTATGAGCACAATATTTGCTAG
- a CDS encoding HEAT repeat domain-containing protein, with protein sequence MRYFISFLLFSSVSFALTEGKLEKRIYSHLLIGDDLQAIQEAKKAIESFPNSLILHKALLYALCQFGSEMQAWDQWCYLCPSVQDYKKERHLIEMLSWSALNKGQSATQISVRFNTLIGAALTKDSKAIPMLLKGMRDSNALLRSSAIKLCTQFKDEVFKEELIALLKREKIWYVRLEAIRAIGALRIYELIEPLQAIIEDPCSLPEEKTAAMMAVVDMSNQISRQKLENLITQSRSLLRQLGAEIIAHFERAQDSDLLLQLLHDSSAEVRISALNALALLRVKCIEKKSIHNLVEICVKDSSPLVAITAGYLLLINQEKTGEITLNYWLQSENLKWQRLAAAAVAASGRFGVDLAFKSIHKVKDPYARLNLCIGLIGQRAHTAIASDTIFSIMSQESGLWMWDKQTHCLFSPIVPSDVTYIETIPNYPQIVDQLTRLDVLSVLHFVQYPKALQLTKDFLRKKDWNLTAAAAVLLQEGDEKAGELVSSLLDDPDEKVRMQAALVLGLMYRDPVAVDVLQKVYPNADQRIKITILEALAQIGDASSIPFLLEILKEPFQTLRIVAASALIQCLYR encoded by the coding sequence ATGCGCTATTTCATTTCCTTTCTTCTATTTTCTTCTGTGTCTTTTGCTCTTACAGAAGGAAAACTAGAGAAGCGCATTTACTCCCATTTATTGATAGGGGATGATCTACAGGCAATTCAAGAGGCCAAAAAAGCCATAGAATCCTTTCCTAACTCTCTCATTTTACACAAAGCTCTACTTTATGCTTTGTGTCAATTTGGTAGCGAGATGCAAGCGTGGGATCAATGGTGTTATCTTTGCCCTTCCGTGCAAGATTATAAGAAAGAGCGACATTTGATCGAAATGCTCAGTTGGAGCGCTCTTAACAAAGGGCAATCCGCAACGCAGATTTCTGTGCGCTTTAATACTTTGATTGGAGCTGCTTTAACAAAAGATTCTAAAGCCATTCCCATGTTGCTCAAAGGTATGAGAGATTCTAATGCTCTACTACGCTCTAGTGCTATTAAGCTGTGCACCCAGTTCAAAGATGAGGTTTTTAAAGAAGAGTTAATAGCTCTGCTTAAACGGGAAAAAATTTGGTATGTGCGATTAGAAGCTATTCGAGCTATTGGAGCTTTACGCATATATGAGCTTATAGAGCCCTTGCAAGCAATTATTGAAGACCCTTGTAGCTTACCGGAAGAAAAAACAGCGGCTATGATGGCTGTAGTAGACATGTCCAATCAAATCAGTCGGCAAAAATTAGAAAACTTAATTACGCAATCCAGATCGCTTTTGCGTCAATTGGGAGCAGAAATCATTGCTCATTTTGAAAGAGCTCAAGATAGTGATCTTTTATTGCAGTTATTACACGATTCTTCAGCAGAAGTGCGTATATCAGCATTGAATGCTCTAGCGCTTCTACGTGTCAAATGCATTGAAAAAAAATCTATTCATAATCTAGTAGAGATTTGTGTAAAAGACTCTTCTCCACTTGTAGCCATTACCGCGGGATATCTATTATTAATCAATCAAGAAAAAACGGGCGAGATCACTCTTAATTATTGGTTGCAATCAGAGAACCTTAAGTGGCAGCGTTTGGCAGCAGCAGCTGTTGCTGCAAGCGGACGATTTGGCGTAGATTTAGCTTTTAAAAGTATCCATAAAGTAAAAGATCCTTATGCACGTTTGAATTTATGTATAGGTTTAATTGGCCAGCGTGCACACACTGCTATTGCCTCTGATACAATTTTTTCTATTATGTCTCAAGAATCAGGTCTGTGGATGTGGGATAAACAAACCCATTGCTTATTTTCTCCGATTGTTCCAAGCGATGTGACATATATAGAAACCATTCCTAATTACCCTCAGATAGTGGATCAACTGACGCGGCTAGATGTCTTATCGGTTTTGCACTTTGTTCAGTACCCAAAAGCACTGCAACTAACAAAAGATTTCTTGCGAAAAAAAGATTGGAATCTTACCGCTGCAGCAGCAGTTTTACTGCAAGAAGGGGATGAAAAAGCAGGTGAGCTTGTAAGTTCTCTACTCGATGATCCAGATGAAAAAGTGCGTATGCAGGCGGCTTTGGTTTTAGGACTTATGTATCGCGATCCAGTAGCTGTAGATGTTTTGCAAAAGGTTTACCCAAATGCAGATCAAAGAATAAAAATCACTATTTTAGAAGCTCTTGCGCAGATTGGAGATGCTAGTTCTATTCCTTTTCTATTAGAGATTTTAAAAGAGCCTTTTCAGACTTTACGTATTGTTGCAGCATCTGCGCTCATTCAGTGTTTATACCGCTAA
- a CDS encoding LOG family protein — MESYLLAHHYDLITPDGLVTKMDRPFSELLNVEIQIQNISPAFVGFRIDPVHITFNLKSTLAQLGLNAVLQEIDLKEKNAFAMAKVQLQAYGKIALALFDFIQQGSYIGKLFAADPRRKVRDPDYLMRMFERSDRKGRPLLSLAGHKGRDELLLEKIDGRTVAFLPLQNGILSYDEKAILGLLPTLSKALIHPSFRLRTLIQLDQTWIAGTKRQVQENQILLVRTAPLHIRTAFGKVVNEFLPKAVTHTTADVLEPDTTASGDVYELFGSSQEDVSIIPIEFYTLEPHREHVFFTDRDQLQNCLEDSSKLFQAFETAPTPSYHRTAVFIVKGEQLLNLKPKNWIVRDTHKTPFPGLFHPSEQALLVQNYIEQQACYLFLKYIEDGLITSQGILLTRYFPSPLMKRMLLSNSVQRCLKGIFFKTPSLAYGNFFSHEDRSLLLDLASFGIPVYWVDDTTNKVLQYTPKPGKDSGMFVPGPLVDAFIRSTTFGIYGSTLITGIFEEELTALLKGLIQMRSFLNHPLLNENTPIALVTGGGPGIMEVGNRVAERIGVLSCANLVDFRNSNNLNIQEQKQNAYVKAKMTYRLDHLVERQAEFNLDFPIILPGGFGTDFEQCLEEVRRKVGSIAPTPVLLFGDSHFWQQKITSRFQSNLKLGTIKESEWVSNCFYCIQNATQGLKIYEQYFSGTLPIGSEYPPSPDGFVIVT; from the coding sequence ATGGAAAGTTATCTTTTAGCACATCATTACGACCTTATTACTCCAGATGGTCTAGTAACAAAAATGGATAGACCCTTTTCAGAACTGCTTAATGTAGAAATCCAGATCCAAAATATTTCTCCTGCATTTGTAGGATTTCGGATTGACCCTGTTCATATTACCTTTAATCTAAAAAGCACGTTAGCACAGTTGGGGCTTAATGCTGTTTTACAAGAAATAGATCTAAAGGAAAAAAATGCTTTTGCTATGGCAAAAGTGCAATTACAAGCCTATGGAAAAATTGCCCTTGCTTTGTTTGATTTTATCCAGCAAGGATCCTATATTGGGAAACTATTCGCTGCTGATCCCAGACGAAAGGTACGCGATCCTGATTACCTGATGCGTATGTTTGAACGCAGCGATCGTAAAGGGAGACCTTTACTCTCTTTAGCTGGTCACAAAGGAAGAGATGAGCTGCTATTAGAAAAAATTGATGGGCGTACAGTTGCCTTTTTACCACTGCAAAATGGCATTCTTAGTTACGATGAAAAAGCGATTTTAGGGCTACTTCCCACTTTATCCAAAGCTCTTATACATCCTTCTTTTCGCTTGCGAACACTCATCCAGCTTGATCAAACTTGGATAGCTGGCACCAAACGACAAGTACAAGAAAATCAAATTCTACTGGTTCGAACAGCTCCTCTTCACATACGTACGGCATTTGGCAAGGTGGTAAACGAATTTTTACCTAAAGCAGTTACACACACAACTGCAGATGTTCTAGAGCCAGATACAACAGCATCTGGCGATGTATACGAGTTATTCGGTTCTTCTCAAGAAGATGTATCGATTATCCCCATTGAATTTTACACTTTAGAGCCACACCGCGAACATGTGTTTTTTACCGATCGCGACCAGTTACAAAATTGCTTAGAAGATTCTTCTAAACTTTTTCAAGCTTTTGAAACCGCGCCTACCCCTTCTTACCACCGAACTGCTGTTTTTATCGTTAAAGGGGAACAGTTATTAAATCTAAAACCCAAAAATTGGATTGTAAGAGATACTCATAAAACCCCCTTTCCAGGACTTTTTCATCCCTCTGAACAGGCCCTTTTAGTGCAGAACTACATTGAACAACAGGCCTGTTATCTCTTTTTAAAATATATTGAAGATGGCTTAATTACCAGCCAGGGCATTTTGCTAACCCGCTACTTCCCCTCTCCTCTAATGAAAAGAATGCTTTTAAGCAACTCTGTTCAACGTTGCTTAAAAGGCATATTCTTTAAAACACCTTCTTTAGCTTATGGGAATTTCTTTTCTCATGAAGATAGATCTCTCTTGCTTGACCTTGCCAGTTTTGGTATTCCGGTCTATTGGGTAGATGACACGACAAATAAAGTACTACAATATACCCCAAAACCAGGAAAAGATTCAGGTATGTTCGTTCCCGGACCGCTTGTTGATGCATTTATTAGATCTACAACATTTGGCATATATGGATCTACTCTAATTACCGGTATTTTTGAAGAAGAGTTAACCGCTTTATTAAAAGGTTTAATACAGATGCGCTCTTTTCTAAATCATCCTCTTTTAAATGAGAATACTCCTATTGCTTTAGTAACCGGAGGAGGACCTGGCATTATGGAAGTGGGAAATAGAGTAGCTGAACGGATTGGTGTTTTATCCTGCGCAAATCTTGTAGACTTTCGCAACAGCAATAATCTCAATATTCAAGAGCAAAAACAAAATGCCTATGTTAAAGCAAAAATGACTTATCGCTTAGATCATCTTGTAGAAAGACAAGCGGAATTTAATTTAGATTTTCCGATTATCTTACCAGGAGGATTTGGAACCGATTTTGAACAGTGTTTAGAAGAAGTAAGAAGAAAAGTGGGCTCTATCGCACCCACGCCTGTTCTTTTATTTGGAGACTCTCATTTCTGGCAGCAAAAAATCACCTCTCGCTTCCAATCAAATCTAAAACTAGGAACTATTAAAGAATCTGAATGGGTCAGCAATTGCTTTTACTGCATACAAAATGCTACTCAAGGACTTAAAATATATGAACAATACTTTTCAGGTACATTGCCTATTGGTTCAGAATATCCACCTAGCCCTGATGGGTTTGTAATCGTGACTTAG
- a CDS encoding amino acid permease — MTITTSSYSASKGRLLSAAFLISGTCVGGGMLALPVETSQMGFFPSLLAMALTWVFMMISGLLLVEANLWMPKGAHIMTMASHLLGKMGKWLCVTLYLFMAYASLIAYNSGGAVILIRCIKIFFSTSMTYGSGCVLFGLLFGVLIYLGTKKISRINVLLMAGMILSYVGLVGFGFKEVSIHRLIQQQWSSLGMAFPLLLATFSYQMIIPTLTPYLHRDPKSLRFAILLGTTIPFCAYAIWQWIVLGSVPLVGSGGLQEAFAKGQSATEALYAIVSNSYFITLAESFAFFALVTSYLGIALGLFDFLKDGLKLQQWISHKLSIGALIVLPVIFFAAAFPNAFVLALEVSGGFGDALLSGIIPALMVWMGRYRKSLTSIYQVTGGKGLLVAIFFCSSYVLVIQWIKLIK, encoded by the coding sequence ATGACTATAACTACATCTTCTTATTCTGCGTCTAAAGGACGCTTGCTGTCAGCTGCTTTTTTAATTTCCGGAACTTGTGTAGGTGGAGGAATGTTAGCTTTGCCTGTGGAAACCTCTCAAATGGGTTTTTTTCCTTCTTTGCTAGCTATGGCTTTGACTTGGGTTTTTATGATGATATCGGGGTTATTGCTTGTAGAGGCAAATCTTTGGATGCCAAAGGGTGCTCACATAATGACTATGGCCTCGCACTTATTAGGAAAAATGGGTAAATGGCTCTGTGTAACTCTTTATTTATTCATGGCTTATGCCTCTTTAATTGCCTATAATAGCGGAGGAGCAGTCATTTTAATCAGATGTATAAAGATTTTTTTTAGTACTAGCATGACTTATGGCTCTGGTTGTGTATTGTTTGGGTTGCTGTTTGGAGTTTTGATTTATTTAGGTACTAAAAAAATTAGTAGAATAAATGTTTTGCTAATGGCTGGTATGATTCTATCTTACGTAGGGCTAGTTGGTTTTGGGTTTAAAGAAGTAAGCATTCATCGTTTGATCCAACAACAGTGGTCTTCTTTAGGCATGGCTTTTCCTCTACTTTTAGCCACTTTCAGTTATCAAATGATCATCCCTACACTTACCCCCTACCTGCATCGAGATCCCAAGAGTTTGCGTTTTGCGATCCTTTTAGGGACAACGATTCCTTTTTGTGCTTATGCTATTTGGCAGTGGATTGTTCTTGGTAGTGTGCCCTTAGTGGGATCTGGCGGGTTGCAAGAGGCTTTTGCTAAAGGGCAATCAGCTACAGAAGCTCTCTATGCTATTGTTTCTAATTCCTATTTTATCACTTTAGCAGAGAGCTTTGCCTTTTTTGCTTTAGTGACTTCTTATTTAGGTATAGCTCTTGGGTTATTTGATTTCTTAAAAGATGGTTTGAAATTGCAACAATGGATCTCTCATAAGCTCTCTATTGGGGCGCTAATTGTTCTTCCTGTAATCTTTTTTGCAGCAGCTTTTCCCAATGCTTTTGTGTTAGCTCTAGAGGTTTCTGGGGGCTTTGGCGATGCTTTGCTTAGCGGAATTATCCCCGCCTTAATGGTGTGGATGGGCCGTTATCGTAAGAGTTTAACCAGTATTTATCAAGTAACTGGAGGCAAAGGGTTGTTAGTAGCTATATTTTTCTGTTCTAGTTACGTTCTAGTTATTCAATGGATTAAATTGATAAAGTAA
- a CDS encoding HIT domain-containing protein → MSTIFARIIRKELPATVVFENERILAIEDLHPVAPIHILIMPKKEIPNFQSIASGDWPLIQEIFSVAQGLAKKYHIEEGYRFLTNNGERAGQTIFHLHFHLIGGRRLSLLA, encoded by the coding sequence ATGAGCACAATATTTGCTAGAATCATTCGGAAAGAGCTGCCCGCAACGGTTGTATTTGAAAACGAACGTATCTTAGCCATTGAAGACTTGCATCCTGTAGCTCCTATTCACATTCTGATTATGCCCAAAAAAGAAATCCCCAATTTTCAATCGATAGCTTCGGGGGACTGGCCTTTAATTCAGGAAATTTTCTCTGTGGCACAGGGCTTAGCTAAAAAATATCATATAGAGGAAGGATATCGATTTTTGACAAATAATGGAGAAAGAGCTGGTCAAACCATTTTTCATCTTCACTTTCATTTAATTGGAGGAAGAAGATTGAGTCTTCTGGCATGA
- the def gene encoding peptide deformylase codes for MRARYAAYALDLSSYIIKTTHPASPQYDDDHEKWAKEISHFSKTFQFNRLEVLSFKEKERVATVTFVAHMSQNDQDATFTERSYFEKIKDRWLYKNGQLCKGHVPSLMTTEPLKVLPLAYYDDPILRKKAEPITAITEDVKKLIEEMKETMDACNGIGLAAPQVHHSIRLFMIREPTNKELDKNKIKWGEVKVFINPKISSPSKKKWKKSEGCLSIPNIYADVERAQEITVEYMNIERKIITQRFFGWEARVILHENDHINGILFIDRLSQQEAEKLTPFLENLKKRIHNSFML; via the coding sequence ATGCGTGCTCGCTATGCAGCCTATGCACTTGATTTAAGCTCTTATATTATTAAAACCACCCATCCTGCGAGTCCACAATATGACGATGATCATGAAAAATGGGCAAAAGAAATCTCCCATTTTTCCAAAACCTTTCAGTTTAATCGATTAGAGGTGCTTTCTTTTAAAGAAAAGGAAAGGGTGGCTACTGTAACTTTTGTAGCACATATGTCTCAAAATGACCAAGATGCTACATTTACAGAGAGAAGCTACTTTGAAAAAATCAAAGATCGGTGGCTGTATAAAAACGGACAGCTTTGCAAAGGGCATGTCCCTAGTTTAATGACTACAGAACCATTAAAGGTATTGCCTCTTGCCTATTATGATGACCCTATTCTCCGAAAAAAGGCCGAACCAATTACAGCCATTACAGAAGATGTAAAAAAGCTCATCGAAGAGATGAAAGAGACAATGGATGCTTGCAATGGGATAGGTCTTGCCGCTCCTCAAGTTCATCATTCAATTAGGCTCTTTATGATCAGAGAGCCTACCAATAAAGAGCTAGATAAAAACAAAATAAAATGGGGCGAGGTAAAAGTATTTATCAATCCCAAAATATCTTCCCCTAGTAAAAAGAAATGGAAAAAATCTGAAGGATGTCTATCGATTCCAAATATTTATGCAGATGTAGAAAGAGCTCAAGAAATAACAGTTGAGTATATGAATATAGAGAGAAAAATCATTACACAGCGGTTTTTTGGTTGGGAAGCTAGAGTCATTCTGCATGAAAATGATCATATCAATGGCATCTTATTTATTGACCGACTAAGTCAACAAGAAGCTGAAAAGCTTACTCCTTTTTTAGAAAACTTAAAAAAACGCATACATAATAGCTTTATGTTGTAA
- a CDS encoding DUF1207 domain-containing protein, whose protein sequence is MKLRRLGLISYALTCFSLQASEEKEEMVTIEIDRIRTDILTRTDNLLIDTFADATDPYLEGYIQALIDVHYYEYQVVVIVKNHKVYLANLPNNDLLSESIISFVDDLPGVESVEVADLSEAEEEAREAYVEQPRLNGIWFPQSTVLFAPLIADPRQPVNSVAVRWGDRVIGHDVAAISLGDDFPIFRWLNVFRCEGDLQIGIEAGIWSVFNYSDSLGQGRGWCELINTDYLIAIPVTYALNSWSFRLRIYHISSHLGDEFLCNHSEFLKHRRNPSMEAIDFFSSYQASSHLRLYFGPGVILHRDPSFNMKTLYVQYGAELRVFGSKLYYHRLYGTPFFAIHVENWQVRDWNFDVSMKLGYEISKLQGVGRKMRIYVEYHDGYSYEGQFFKKRTEYGGIGLSWGF, encoded by the coding sequence ATGAAATTACGGCGGCTGGGACTGATTAGCTATGCATTGACTTGTTTTTCTCTGCAAGCATCGGAAGAAAAAGAAGAGATGGTTACAATCGAAATAGATAGAATTAGAACAGATATTTTAACGCGTACGGATAACTTATTAATCGATACTTTTGCTGATGCCACAGATCCTTATTTAGAAGGATATATTCAAGCATTAATCGATGTGCATTATTATGAGTATCAAGTTGTTGTGATTGTTAAAAACCATAAAGTTTACTTAGCAAATCTACCTAACAATGATCTTTTGTCAGAAAGTATCATCTCTTTTGTAGATGATCTACCAGGTGTAGAGTCTGTAGAGGTTGCAGATCTATCAGAAGCAGAGGAAGAAGCTAGAGAAGCCTATGTAGAACAACCTCGTTTAAATGGAATTTGGTTTCCTCAATCTACTGTTTTATTTGCCCCTTTGATAGCAGATCCTAGGCAGCCGGTTAACTCCGTAGCGGTTCGTTGGGGAGACCGAGTAATCGGTCACGATGTTGCAGCTATTTCTCTAGGGGATGATTTTCCGATTTTTCGTTGGCTGAATGTCTTTCGTTGTGAAGGAGACTTGCAAATCGGTATAGAAGCGGGTATTTGGTCTGTATTTAATTATTCTGATTCTTTAGGTCAGGGTAGAGGGTGGTGTGAGCTAATCAATACAGATTATCTTATAGCTATTCCTGTAACATATGCTTTGAACAGCTGGTCTTTTCGTTTAAGAATATATCATATCTCTTCTCACTTAGGAGATGAATTTTTATGCAATCATTCTGAGTTTTTAAAACATAGAAGAAATCCTAGTATGGAAGCAATTGACTTTTTCAGCTCCTATCAAGCTTCTAGTCATTTACGTCTTTATTTTGGACCCGGGGTTATTTTACATAGAGATCCCTCTTTTAATATGAAAACGCTATATGTCCAATATGGGGCAGAATTAAGGGTTTTTGGTAGTAAATTGTATTACCACCGTTTATATGGAACACCATTTTTTGCTATCCATGTAGAAAACTGGCAAGTCAGAGACTGGAATTTTGATGTAAGCATGAAATTAGGATACGAAATTAGTAAGTTGCAAGGAGTAGGCCGTAAAATGCGTATTTATGTGGAATATCATGATGGCTATTCTTATGAAGGGCAGTTTTTTAAAAAACGCACAGAATATGGTGGGATAGGGCTTTCTTGGGGATTCTAA